The Girardinichthys multiradiatus isolate DD_20200921_A chromosome 23, DD_fGirMul_XY1, whole genome shotgun sequence DNA segment tgctaatattttgagaaggacctgtatgtatgttgcgagggtttttttcttctatgtTCTGCTGCCAGCTATCAACAAACTGTCCCTTGAGGATAAAAAGCATGCCTTGAATTCTTTTTTGGTTTTAGCAGTTAAGTTTTATGTCATTTGTTCATCTATCCCTATTTTCTCTCCAGCCACATGTTCCAAAAAACCTGGGCCAGTAGAGCTGATATGTCCTGTAACACTTAAAATAGATTATAGGATgaacaaataaattttttagatgttgttttgcCCCATTTTTTTATGCAAACATATTTCCAAAGTGTGAAAAGGCACTGGATGAAGATCACAGTTTTTTacacaacatttaaacatttcctaCAAGAGGCAAGTCAGGTCTGAAGATAGGTCAGTCTTGTGATCTCTTCTTTTGCAGCCATGCTTGTAAATTTTGTGCAgaatgtgatttgtttttgctgaaaaaTGGTAGATGTCATTGAACTCATGTGTTGCTCATTTTTTCCTATTACAGGAGTGTAAATTGCcttttttcacagataaaatTGCATACCATAACAGAAAAATTCCTCTGAGACTTGGAGTTTTGATTAAGcagtccacaaatctggcctcaTAATATAGTAGCAAGACAAAAGTCATaagaacactgcacatcactgcACACCAAAGtaaaaatatggtggtggcagcatcatgctgtgagggtGGGACAGTGAAGCTGCTCAGGTGATGGatgaaaagaaggatgaaacaGATTGTGGGGCAATCTTAGAATAAAAATGTACCTTTGCAACAGCACAGCCCTATAcatcagagctacagtggaatttATATCAAAGCACACTTGTGTTGGATCAGCCCAGTTACCAGTCCAGACCAAAattcaaacctaaatccaagtagaaatatgtggcaagacttgtaaaacaatgttcacagatgctcttcatccatCTGAGTGATTTTGGGATcatctgcaaagaaaaattggcAAATATATGGCCTCTAGACGTGCATAGCTAAAAGACGAAACCCAATAAAACTTGTAGCAGCTAAAGGTGTTTATATACACTATTGATTCGGTGTAGCTTAACACAAATATACACAAAACTTTTCATATTTCTATTGGTAAAAGCTGGAACTTGAatcctttccttccacttctcaaTAGTGCACTGCATCATGTTGGTCTACCACACAGAATCAAAATGAAATCCATTGAAATTTGTGGGTGTAACATGAAAATATGTGAAAACTTTAAAGTGGTAGGGACACTTTATGAAGCCACTGAATAAGATATGTATATAAGTAGGATACAAAAATAACGATGTTCATGTTCCATACCATCCATACTGTCAGATTTAGACTTGtgctaaaagaaataaatatctgtCATATTTATGACACTGAATGATGCTTAAGTGAGTAAAGCTTCACTGCTGAACTGATATTCTTCAAGTCCCCTCTCCTTATGTGTCTCATAGAGTCACACTGAAACCACTAATTTTTCAGGGATCAAACTCTGCATACTTTGAAAAGACAAGTTTGGGCTATACTGCACTTGACAAAGTGTCAGGACTTTTTTCAAGTCACATTAGTGACAGTAGGATTTAGGCTGTTGGGTAGAATTAGATAGGAGTGCACTCTGGTGGACCTTGAGTTTGTGGAAAGCTCTGAGTTTAAACAGTCTTGTGCTGCCCTCCTGTGTTGAGTTTACAGCCGGACATGTCTGATACTGTTTTTACCTAACTTTTGCAAAGCTGCCATCCCCTGGCTGCTGTATTCCTGTTGAACTTCGGTATGTTGATCTCTGTCAATGTCATTCATCTAGACATAGTCAAACAGCCCCTAGAACTGTTTGATGCATGAAAAGGTTTGCTAGGGCATCGTCCACCCCGCAACATACAGTGGTTTGTCAGATTTTCCTGACAGGTCATTTGGCTCTGAGTCTGACCTTTGTCAGGGAGCATCCCATCTCTGAACTTCAGATGTGATAACATTTCAAACAGAAAGGTTAATAGGAGAACCTGGGCAAGTCAGAGAAGGTCAAAgatgttttcctctccactgtatctgaaataaacaaactgtTCAGTGGAAACATGAACAGTGTGTAATATAAAAAGCTTCGAAATGCAAGGAACACCAAAGGCCAATTGCATTAGGAGATCATCTCAGTGCTGTATGTGACATTATCTTAAACTGTGACAAGACTGCAGGTTAttctaattattattactattccTCAACTTACATCAGTAAGCCTGAAATTCTCCTTTGTGAAGCTATTCTGCTGAATTGCCAGTAGATGGTGCTGCAGTATATTTATTAGATCTCTTGTAATTTTCACTTAAACATCATGGTGCTGACGTAATCTCCAAAAATGCACAGTCATCCAGTGATATGATGTCACGCAGAGTGCAGAGAGCTTGACCTTGTTTGTCATCTCATATGGATTCATAACGAAACAGCTAAGAGATATATATCCAGAAAATTTCAAAAGCTCATGCtcaattttatcatttaaaattatgtacttttttgttttcactttctGATATTTTATAAAGCAAAACATATGAAATTATTTCGAAAGTACACAATCATATGAAACACTGAAATGCTGTTTCTGATGATAGTTTAAATGGATAAAACTCTTTATCGAAGCTGAGGGTGTATGGGTGGAACATGAGATGAAAGGAGAGTGTTTTATATGAACCATCTGATCATTTCTGAGTGCCTGAGGTCATGTTGACTCATGCTGTTGTGAGATGAGCAGTCTTTTCTAAGCCACATTTTCTCAGCAGCTATGGTCAGCAAGCTGTAACCAGACCTCAGGGAAGATTAAAGGCTTAAAGAGCAGCAGGTTTCAGTGATGTAAGCAGAGCACAGTGAGCTCCTCACGTCAGGGCTTTAGTAGTGTGTGATGTGATCGAGAAGTACTTCATAAGCTGCAAAACTAAAGAATGAGAGAGATCGCACAAATAATAATCTGATGAATATCATTTCATTTGCCTATTATGGACATgaggtttaatgttttttaggaatttcttttaattttaccaaacacacatctaaaaaaacttgaatcttaaaaaagctgtttttgtagCTTAATCTTAAGGTTTAAGATGTTGCAAATTATTATAATAACAACTTTTAGTCTCTAGCTGAAACATTAATGAACTAAGAAGATAAGAAAATTCTAAACCAGTCTAAATGAAAAGTGCTTctgcattttgaaaatgaaattgtATGATGAATAGTTTATCTTCTAAAGTTTCCTTTACTATAATGCAGTCCATGATTGCATATGGTAAaatgaaatggtaaatggactgaacttatatagcacatGTCCAAttatacagaccactcaaagctggaattgaacccacaaccttctgattgcaagacaactactcttcctactgaaccACAGTCACCATATCAGTACTGATGCAATCAGTGAAGTGAATGATTCTTAAAGACTATTGTTACATATTGTGATGTGTATTGAGCTATTTTAAAGTATCCGTCCCAACATAAGTTGGCAAAATTCTgttttatatgtatatttttaaccAGCATTACTCATACAAATAATGTTAAATCTCTTCAAATACTGTATTTCTCTAGAAACGAAAAAAAGTTTCTTATTTCAAGTGCTATCAGTATAAAGTTCTAAAGTACAGTGTGGCATGTTTAAGCTTTCATAAATTATATCAATGTTCATAAAATACTTAATTTTATAGCTATAACAAACAAACCAAGTgaagataaattattttcctaTTCATTGAGTGATCTCAATAGCAAGTAAAAAAGcaaagatatttctgtatttagttaagatttattttgaatCAACACAACAATGGATGCTTAACCAGTGtaataagtaattaatttgttaTTAATTAAACTAAGATCAACTATTAATGATTGCATTTGGCTAAAGTGTCACAAACAAATTTCTTTCTGGTAATGTACACAACTCTTATGACTTTGGAAGCTAACTTAGAACTGCCCTCTAGTGGCTTCATTGCCTGACAACCATGCCAATGAGATGAACACACGAGGCAGTGCTACTTGACAACTTTGGAAATGGGTGGACCTATTTATGTGCATAAAGGAAGCATAACTGTGCCTTTACACATAAATAGACAGATGTACCTTAGTAAATGATGTAAACAAAGACATGTATTGCCAGGGTTGTTCTCTTTTGAAGTGCCAAGACTTGTTGATGGGTTCTTTCTCACTAAAACCCCTGTACTCCATTCTTTTCTTGGCAGCATGTAGTTCCAGGAGATGAGTTGCCTCAAGGAGCTCTTCAACAAGTCAGAGGCAGAATTGGGGTTATATATGCTCATtcttataagaaaaaaaaacgttgaCAGTGTTACAGGCcttcacacatttttttttctatgagcATAGCAATTGTTAAAGgtcaaatgaaatgaaatatcaTGGGGATTCCAGGATGCCACTTGTGTGTAGGAATTCCAGATACACCTAAAAGTGCAGCtagaacattttaaagagaCCTTGAGAAAAGCAGGTAATGCAGGGGAAAGGTCAAATCTGAGATGTCCCTTTGCATTACAACAATTTCTTATtgtattattatattttgttcAACAATTTTCAGTTGTAAACCATcattttgttgtgtaaatgttcaAATACTGTATGCATGATAAAACAGATATTAGCGAAGCTGTGGTAAGTGACGGTAACTGAAACAGCCCCACATCAAAAGCTGTTAAGGGCTTCCTATAGCATGGGTTGGCTTTGTGACAGTTTGTTACAAATGCTGTTTGTTAGCATAAAATCACTAAAATAATCATCAATatgttaatttattgtttttattgagcCATTACTAacttattatattatattttataatagtTTTTACACAATAAAGAAGTAAATAAAACCCCTTCAGATCATCGGATTCTCAGCACACACTGTGTCACATCTATAATACATATTATGGATTATGTGAATAATAATCATAGCTGATCTCAGGAAAACTATATTGAATAGCTGTCCTCTGCCAGTGGTTTTTTCCTCACATCTTTCCCCTTAAGAACATTAATATTAACGAAAGAAGAAGGCTGACCAAGCTCCCTCACTTTCCCTCCTCCCCCCTCCCTTCTTCTTATACCCAGAGCCTGGATGCAGTAAGGTGAGCACACGCCGGCAGCCTGTATCAGCTTCTGTACCGCTCTCATTTCTGCATCTCTCACCCTCCCTGCAGCCTTCTGCCTTGCTGTGTGGATCATCGGTAAGAAAGACTGATCTCTCCTTTTTCTCTTCTGTATTCGTCTTTGTTTCAGTGACTGATGGTGGCTCTGGTTTGCCATGAGTCAAACAAAGGACTGGGGTGTGGCTGGATGGGTTGAAGCTGGCTGCTAATGGCAGCAGCGAAATAACGTAAAAGATAAGATGCCGTGGAGGATGGTAATTGtggcaatgacaaataaagcaATATTGTTGGTATATTGAGGTTTGTAAAGGTCGTAATATAGGTTAGAACTTGTATATTTATTCACTTGCGACACAGGTTAATGAAGATACTAAGGTGGTCAAGTAAAAGAGTGAAGGTTGCTttgataaaaagaaacaaaaaaaacgcatatttaaaaatgataCATTGTGGTTGGATAGCCCAAAACCACATCAAGCAGAACCTTTTAGGCCTCATTCAAGTTCGCAGTGGTAAGAAGAATTTTACAGAAGCTTACTTGCTTACAAATCTCTGACAGAGAGTTGGTTTAGTCAGACATGCTGAGATCTGGACAGTGACAAGACTGATTAGTTAGACCTGAGGCTGTGGGTCTTACTGCAGTGGAGCCTGTGGACTGATTGTGGACTGCATCCACGAGGCAGTGAGACTGGATGCAGACGAAAAAAAGAGACTGACATGATGAGGGAGGATGCAGTGAGAACAAAGACCGAAGCCTCACAGAGGAAAAATGCTGAGACAAAAGAGGGAAGagacagctgggtaaaacaggCACGTGTTAGCCACAAAGGCATCTGGGAGAAGCAGACATGTATGTAGACTGAGCACGTGTGGGAGGCAACCACTTGTCTGAGCAGCACATGTTGTAGCCACTCCCTTTATGTGCATGTTGTTACTAAGACAGCTGATAGCCCTCATAATGGATTTTCATTTATCTTAAATGGTAAGCTAGGCAAATACATCATGTTACGATGCACATTCGATATGATGCTTGAAAGAAAAGGTCAATATGGCAAACCGAGTTTCATGTCTCATCTTTCACAGCCAAAATGTCGGACAAGCCAGACATGACTGAGATCGCTCGTTTCGACAAGGCAAAGCTGAAGAAAACTgagacaaaagagaaaaaccCTCTGCCCACCAAAGAGAGTGAGTGCCCCCGCCTTAGTGTGTGTAGTCCTTCATCCTCTGCCGCAAATTTCCCCCTGTCAGAAGCTCCTCATCATCACCTTCACACATGCTCAGCAAAGAGAGCTGCAAAACAAATGGCTGCAGTATCAGCAAACCAAAAAAGCTGCACCCACTCACAGGTTCACTGCAATGCAAGCCTAATCCAACAGCATCTTTTTGCTCTTCTTTTGCAGCCATTGAGCAGGAGAGGAAAGGAGATGCCACACCTTGACTTGAGCACATGAAGAAAAGGAGCTGAGATGCCACAGAAAAAAGCACTTTCTTTTGATTAACCCAGTATTTGAATCTCATACATTGTCTTCAGTAAAGGATGCTCTCTGAGCTCCCTTGGGTGCTAATAGGATATTTGGCATCCTAATATGTGGGGCTCtcttacaaatctgaaaaacgtCAGCCTGGGTGCCTGTTTTGTGCTGTCAGCCTGTAGCTAAACTAAGGAGGGGTGAAGTGATGTAGCACAGGGAGAGAAGCAGGCATTCAGGCTGGACAGTTGCAGGGGGGGGGTGGTTGTCTGTGGACACTGGGGCAACTGAAGTCAATTCATGTGGGCTTTTTTCTTAAGaaactttttacttttctttatgtAATAAACATGAAGACATGGAAGcagtctgttttgtgtttattgaaTTTGTGTCAATGTGCAAATTGTTATCTACATTTACACTATAACTGTATCAAATCTGTATACTTCATTAAATTATATCAATGTACATAAAAAATCACTCGCAATCGGTTTCATGATGTATCAAAAATCAGTTCCGTATGATGTACAATATTATACATTTAAAGAAGCAAGGAAGATTCTGTTGATATCTCAGAATTAAAACTTATTCCATCAGTCAAATTAAAACTTATCAGGAATCGTGTTTTTAATGACGCTAAGTTCTATTTCCTaataatttcaaacaaaaagTGATCTGTCTGGCTCCACTGGCCAGAGATATCACTTGCAGTTAAATGCTCTCTGTTCCGGCTTAGTTCAATGTATGAAGAAATTACTGAATGAGGCTGATCACCAAAGAGGTCGGGATgcaaaccaagaaaaaacattttcaggatCTTAAATGATTaatagaagaaaatgaaaaaagagtCGATTGCAATGGAGCAAAGCATTTGGCACAACTGAACGTGGCAGGGTGATCTTATTTGGTTCTGTCTGAACTCAGCGGCTCAGAGACTGCTTCGCTGCAGTGAGAGTGGGATGGGTAGGTTGGATGAACTCGGGGAAATGCTAGTTAGAAAAGTCTTTTTTCTACTGCAttttttaaacatgacaaaGGGAAAACAAGGATGTAAAAATTCTAGCTTTGCAGATAAAATACAACcatgtttttcaacatgtaaTCATTGCATTGAATAAAAAGGCAGGTTTACATTTCAGACtttagcaaaaaatgtaaaccaaAGTGAACCAATTttggattatttaaaaaaatatatttctgaatTGGTAAAttcttgaaaacaaaataatttctataCAGTTAGTGATGATTGGATATGTTTTCACTGGCATTCAGAGGACTTATCTTGAGCATAATACTTGATGGACATAACATTCATTCACTGGAGATTAAGAACATCATTCAGATAAGAAGTTGTTTTGTctaatctaaaatctaaaaggtTCTGTTAAGgct contains these protein-coding regions:
- the tmsb2 gene encoding thymosin beta, which codes for MSDKPDMTEIARFDKAKLKKTETKEKNPLPTKETIEQERKGDATP